In Mucilaginibacter auburnensis, the genomic stretch TATCAATAAGTCTTTCTGCTTACCCGCTGCTACCGCAAGTTGGTCGCATCGTTCATTTTCGGGGTGCCCATTGTGTCCTCTTACCCACGTGAATTTTACATTATGAAGTTTGCTTACCTCCAGATAGCGTAGCCATAGGTCTTTATTTTTTTTGCCGGCGAAGCCTTTTTGTAACCAACCATTCAGCCAGCGCTTTTCAATAGCATCTATCACATATTTAGAGTCGGAATAAACCATTACATCCTGACCGGGTTTATTTAAAGCCTCGAGCCCTTTAATAACGGCCAGTAATTCCATGCGGTTATTAGTGGTTTTTCTAAATCCTTCTGAAAGCTCTTTATAGTGTTTACCCGATCGGAGTATCACTCCGTACCCACCCGGACCTGGGTTACCACTTGATGCTCCATCTGTAAAAATTTCTATCATTAGCCCCCCAACCCCC encodes the following:
- the rnhA gene encoding ribonuclease HI, whose amino-acid sequence is MIEIFTDGASSGNPGPGGYGVILRSGKHYKELSEGFRKTTNNRMELLAVIKGLEALNKPGQDVMVYSDSKYVIDAIEKRWLNGWLQKGFAGKKNKDLWLRYLEVSKLHNVKFTWVRGHNGHPENERCDQLAVAAGKQKDLLIDSVFEVEASKASLL